In a single window of the Paenibacillus sp. MMS20-IR301 genome:
- a CDS encoding ABC transporter ATP-binding protein, translating to MPLLDVHHLSRIYEGKVSIHALNHIRFAVEKGEFVGIMGPSGSGKTTLLNVIATIDEPTSGQVLINGRDPNLLGRQEKALFRREELGLVFQHFNLLDTLTAEENVVLPLTLGGRTVREMELRLAEVAARLDITALLPRRIHELSGGQKQRVAIARAMIHRPSLILADEPTGSLDSKTSQEVMGLLAEVNEAEGATVLMVTHDAVAASFCHRVIFIKDGRFYSEMYRGSSRAAFFQNIIDMLSLLGGDGHDLSAVRL from the coding sequence TTGCCCCTATTAGACGTCCACCATTTATCCAGAATTTATGAAGGCAAGGTATCCATACATGCGCTTAATCATATCCGTTTCGCCGTGGAGAAGGGTGAATTCGTTGGCATTATGGGACCATCCGGCAGCGGCAAAACCACACTGCTCAACGTCATCGCCACAATCGATGAGCCGACCTCGGGCCAGGTGCTGATTAACGGCCGGGACCCGAATCTGCTGGGCCGCCAGGAGAAGGCGCTGTTCCGCCGTGAGGAGCTGGGGCTTGTGTTTCAGCATTTCAATCTGCTGGATACGCTCACGGCTGAAGAGAATGTGGTGCTTCCGCTGACCCTTGGCGGCAGAACTGTCCGCGAAATGGAGCTGCGTTTGGCCGAAGTAGCAGCAAGGCTGGATATTACGGCACTGCTGCCTAGGCGCATCCATGAGCTCTCCGGCGGCCAGAAGCAGCGTGTAGCGATTGCCAGAGCGATGATTCACCGTCCCTCGCTGATTCTGGCCGATGAGCCTACGGGCAGCCTCGACTCCAAAACATCCCAGGAAGTCATGGGGCTGCTCGCCGAGGTGAACGAAGCGGAGGGAGCAACCGTGCTGATGGTCACGCATGATGCGGTGGCAGCCAGCTTTTGCCACCGGGTGATTTTTATCAAGGACGGACGGTTTTACAGTGAGATGTACCGGGGCAGCAGCCGGGCGGCTTTCTTCCAGAATATTATTGATATGCTGTCGCTGCTGGGAGGAGACGGCCATGACCTTTCGGCAGTTCGCCTTTAG